A section of the Pimelobacter simplex genome encodes:
- a CDS encoding TetR/AcrR family transcriptional regulator, producing MTETPGTSGSLTERRKAATQLEIARTAARLFTERGAAGTTAEAIAEASGIALRTFYRYSRTKEDAVAPLLSVGGDAWRAGLAATAPGTPLLAAVEAAVRASVASGDDDPGLPWVRGLLRAAADDAALAAVWYRVNLDSERQLRPVLARLAPDTDPVDLALFAAAATDAIRLAFETWAESDEPQAPVELAVRCLRALTAGLV from the coding sequence GTGACCGAGACACCGGGGACGTCGGGCTCGCTGACCGAGCGCCGCAAGGCCGCCACCCAGCTGGAGATCGCCCGGACGGCGGCACGGCTGTTCACCGAGCGCGGCGCGGCCGGGACGACGGCCGAGGCGATCGCCGAGGCGTCCGGGATCGCGCTGCGCACCTTCTACCGCTACAGCCGGACCAAGGAGGACGCCGTCGCCCCGCTGCTCAGCGTCGGCGGCGACGCCTGGCGGGCCGGCCTGGCGGCGACCGCGCCCGGCACTCCCCTGCTCGCGGCGGTCGAGGCCGCGGTGCGGGCGTCCGTGGCCAGCGGGGACGACGATCCCGGGCTCCCCTGGGTCCGCGGCCTGCTGCGGGCCGCGGCGGACGACGCCGCGCTGGCCGCCGTCTGGTACCGGGTCAACCTCGACTCGGAGCGGCAGCTGCGCCCGGTCCTCGCCCGGCTCGCTCCGGACACCGACCCGGTCGACCTGGCCCTGTTCGCCGCCGCGGCCACCGACGCCATCCGGCTCGCCTTCGAGACCTGGGCCGAGAGCGACGAGCCGCAGGCACCGGTCGAGCTCGCCGTCCGGTGCCTGCGCGCCCTCACCGCAGGCCTGGTCTGA
- a CDS encoding MFS transporter, with amino-acid sequence MSVSTSDGAGRASVADPGHRSTRSWVGVLLVLLLLTEQSALGFSLIAPALPQVAAEFPGSQVVWVMTAFTLSGAVASPIIGKLADRYGKKRMLVVTAAVGAVGALISATAPTFEILVAGRFLSGIAFACMALGYTLIRDTFPVRMQSISISIANTGVGAVGVGSLLVAGVLIDHLGMRSVFWFAFGFCAVGALLAAIVVPETPIRSRSRIDWLGAALVTASMFVVMFGLSRGKVWGLFDSRTLTFVAIGLVGFAVWVWWERRTPEPLIRLDLFANPALRWTVIAGGIAYGATTLLATLMPMLLQAPDTTSYGFGLSATAMAGWLLPGQLAIVASGFVVGATARSLGFRNHLTLGAVAIAVAALVLATVPTVPAVMVLVWVVFGLGCMIYAAVPNLTLLTLPETERAVGSSFVGVAQTMAGTFISTIGFTVLAHHVLAAGPTGVVYEESGFQAAFLVAAAAAAIGAVVSLAVPRGLQQRGAER; translated from the coding sequence ATGTCCGTCTCGACCTCCGACGGCGCCGGACGCGCGTCCGTCGCCGATCCCGGCCACCGCTCGACCCGCTCCTGGGTCGGGGTGCTCCTCGTCCTGCTGCTCCTGACCGAGCAGTCCGCGCTCGGCTTCTCCCTCATCGCTCCGGCGCTGCCGCAGGTCGCCGCGGAGTTCCCCGGCAGCCAGGTGGTCTGGGTGATGACCGCGTTCACCCTGTCCGGGGCGGTCGCCTCGCCGATCATCGGCAAGCTCGCGGACCGCTACGGCAAGAAGCGGATGCTCGTGGTCACCGCGGCCGTCGGTGCCGTCGGCGCCCTGATCTCGGCGACCGCGCCGACCTTCGAGATCCTCGTCGCCGGGCGCTTCCTGTCGGGCATCGCCTTCGCCTGCATGGCGCTGGGCTACACGCTGATCCGCGACACCTTCCCGGTCCGGATGCAGTCGATCTCGATCAGCATCGCCAACACCGGTGTCGGCGCGGTCGGCGTCGGCTCGCTCCTCGTCGCCGGCGTCCTCATCGACCACCTCGGCATGCGCTCGGTCTTCTGGTTCGCCTTCGGGTTCTGCGCCGTCGGCGCGCTGCTCGCCGCGATCGTCGTGCCGGAGACGCCGATCCGCTCGCGCTCGCGGATCGACTGGCTCGGTGCGGCGCTGGTGACCGCGAGCATGTTCGTCGTCATGTTCGGACTGTCCCGCGGCAAGGTGTGGGGACTGTTCGACTCCCGCACGCTGACCTTCGTCGCGATCGGCCTGGTCGGCTTCGCCGTGTGGGTGTGGTGGGAGCGGCGCACGCCCGAGCCGCTCATCCGCCTCGACCTCTTCGCCAACCCGGCGCTGCGCTGGACCGTCATCGCCGGCGGCATCGCGTACGGCGCCACGACCCTCCTCGCCACGCTCATGCCGATGCTGCTCCAGGCGCCGGACACGACGTCGTACGGCTTCGGGCTGAGCGCGACCGCGATGGCCGGCTGGCTGCTGCCGGGTCAGCTCGCGATCGTGGCCAGCGGCTTCGTCGTCGGCGCCACCGCGCGCTCGCTCGGCTTCCGTAACCACCTCACGCTCGGGGCGGTCGCGATCGCCGTCGCCGCGCTCGTGCTCGCGACCGTGCCGACCGTTCCCGCGGTGATGGTGCTGGTCTGGGTGGTCTTCGGCCTCGGCTGCATGATCTATGCCGCCGTGCCCAACCTGACCCTGCTGACCCTGCCCGAGACCGAGCGCGCCGTCGGGTCGAGCTTCGTCGGCGTCGCGCAGACCATGGCCGGCACGTTCATCTCCACGATCGGTTTCACCGTGCTGGCCCACCACGTGCTCGCCGCCGGCCCGACCGGCGTGGTCTACGAGGAGTCCGGCTTCCAGGCCGCCTTCCTCGTCGCCGCGGCCGCCGCCGCGATCGGCGCCGTCGTCTCGCTCGCGGTCCCGCGCGGGCTCCAGCAGCGAGGCGCGGAGCGGTGA
- a CDS encoding SDR family NAD(P)-dependent oxidoreductase translates to MNRYEGRRVLVTGGGSGIGQATVLRMLAEGGRVVAADVSEAGLADTTTRAGEAADRLTTVVIDVADEASVRAGVAQAVEALGGLDAVVNAAGILRSAHTHEMSVDAFEKVLRVNLVGTFLVIREAVPALLEGNGAAVVNFSSTSAQFAHPYMAAYAASKGGIQSMTHALASEYAQAGIRFTAVQPGSISSGMTDGSGQSKQSAGPGLPEDADMSLFMKLAPALGQGFAGPETVAGVVAMLASDDGAFITGTEVRIDGGTHF, encoded by the coding sequence ATGAACCGATACGAGGGACGCCGGGTCCTGGTCACCGGTGGCGGTTCGGGCATCGGCCAGGCGACCGTACTGCGGATGCTGGCCGAGGGCGGCCGGGTCGTGGCCGCCGACGTGAGCGAGGCCGGTCTCGCCGACACGACCACCCGGGCGGGCGAGGCGGCCGACCGGCTGACGACCGTCGTGATCGACGTGGCCGACGAGGCCTCGGTCCGGGCGGGTGTCGCGCAGGCCGTCGAGGCGCTGGGCGGGCTGGACGCCGTCGTCAACGCCGCGGGCATCCTGCGCTCCGCGCACACCCACGAGATGAGCGTCGACGCCTTCGAGAAGGTGCTGCGGGTCAACCTGGTCGGCACCTTCCTGGTCATCCGCGAGGCCGTCCCGGCCCTGCTGGAGGGCAACGGCGCCGCGGTCGTCAACTTCAGCTCGACCTCCGCGCAGTTCGCCCACCCCTACATGGCGGCGTACGCCGCGAGCAAGGGCGGCATCCAGTCGATGACCCACGCGCTGGCCTCCGAGTACGCCCAGGCCGGCATCCGGTTCACCGCCGTCCAGCCCGGCTCGATCTCCTCGGGGATGACCGACGGCAGCGGCCAGAGCAAGCAGAGCGCGGGCCCCGGCCTGCCCGAGGACGCCGACATGAGCCTGTTCATGAAGCTCGCCCCGGCCCTGGGGCAGGGCTTCGCCGGTCCGGAGACCGTGGCCGGCGTCGTGGCGATGCTCGCCAGCGACGACGGCGCCTTCATCACCGGCACCGAGGTCCGCATCGACGGCGGCACCCACTTCTGA
- a CDS encoding SDR family NAD(P)-dependent oxidoreductase yields MQELRFDGQVALVTGVSTFGLGLAYARRLAARGCRVVVNDLGRDWTGGTHAPATDEAVALLAAEGATAVGVTGDVVTEAERIVEAAVAAFGRLDVVVNNAGAGGDFDTQVDVHLRGAHRISEAAWPHLVASGAGRILNISSNGSYGAPAMPGYAAAKGAILSLTRTQAILGRPAGLRANAILPAAWTRSTAGIEQPGFGAFIEAHFPPEAVAAFAAYLLHADTTLSGEAFAVGGGLVSRVVQAETPGAYADAHVPEAWPALIDQVLAPEEPDQVLVARSLWAQLDAFVGRMGPQARADWAAVKVSPDVTGKAGAR; encoded by the coding sequence ATGCAAGAGCTGCGCTTCGACGGCCAGGTCGCTCTCGTCACCGGTGTCTCGACCTTCGGCCTCGGCCTCGCCTACGCCCGGCGGCTCGCCGCGCGCGGGTGCCGGGTCGTGGTCAACGACCTCGGCCGGGACTGGACCGGCGGCACCCATGCCCCCGCCACCGACGAGGCCGTCGCGCTCCTCGCCGCCGAGGGCGCCACCGCCGTCGGCGTGACCGGCGACGTCGTCACCGAGGCCGAGCGGATCGTCGAGGCCGCGGTCGCCGCCTTCGGGCGGCTCGACGTGGTGGTCAACAACGCCGGCGCGGGCGGGGACTTCGACACCCAGGTCGACGTGCACCTGCGCGGCGCGCACCGGATCAGCGAGGCGGCCTGGCCGCACCTGGTCGCGAGCGGCGCCGGGCGGATCCTCAACATCTCCTCCAACGGCAGCTACGGCGCGCCCGCGATGCCCGGGTACGCCGCCGCGAAGGGCGCGATCCTCTCGCTCACCCGCACCCAGGCGATCCTCGGGCGGCCCGCCGGCCTCCGGGCCAACGCGATCCTGCCCGCGGCGTGGACCCGCTCCACGGCGGGCATCGAGCAGCCCGGCTTCGGCGCGTTCATCGAGGCGCACTTCCCGCCCGAGGCGGTGGCCGCGTTCGCGGCGTACCTGCTCCACGCGGACACCACGCTGAGCGGCGAGGCGTTCGCGGTCGGCGGCGGGCTCGTCAGCCGGGTGGTGCAGGCCGAGACCCCGGGCGCGTACGCCGACGCCCACGTCCCCGAGGCCTGGCCGGCCCTCATCGACCAGGTGCTCGCCCCCGAGGAGCCCGACCAGGTGCTGGTCGCCCGCTCGCTGTGGGCCCAGCTCGACGCCTTCGTCGGCCGGATGGGCCCGCAGGCGCGCGCCGACTGGGCGGCCGTCAAGGTCTCCCCCGACGTGACCGGCAAGGCGGGTGCGCGATGA
- a CDS encoding alpha/beta hydrolase, producing the protein MTALDPDVAAYLAGRGETWVPMHVAGIEASRAALAALPRREGPAMHHVEDRVVDGPHGPLRLRVYRPSAEPDLPAIAYFHGGGMVIGSIDDFDVLARLLAEASGAVVVSVDYRLAPEHVYPVATEEAYFAVQWLAGAAAELGVDAGRIAVAGDSAGATLAAGVALRTRDEGGTPLVFQLHLYAGIDRDDTRPSVREHADGPIITAGDFAWATSLYLGPDPERDHPYGVPTLARDLSGLADAIVVTASHDPARDGAEEYGERMRAAGTQVALLRYPGVAHGFLMHADRHERARLALAEIGGLVRAKLTARAGSRTTRR; encoded by the coding sequence ATGACCGCCCTCGACCCCGACGTCGCGGCCTACCTCGCCGGGCGCGGCGAGACCTGGGTGCCCATGCACGTCGCCGGCATCGAGGCCTCGCGCGCCGCCCTCGCCGCCCTGCCCCGGCGCGAGGGACCGGCGATGCACCACGTCGAGGACCGCGTCGTCGACGGGCCGCACGGCCCCCTGCGGCTGCGGGTCTACCGGCCCAGCGCGGAGCCGGACCTGCCCGCGATCGCCTACTTCCACGGCGGCGGCATGGTGATCGGCAGCATCGACGACTTCGACGTGCTGGCCCGGCTGCTGGCCGAGGCGTCCGGGGCGGTCGTGGTCAGCGTCGACTACCGGCTGGCGCCCGAGCACGTCTACCCGGTCGCCACCGAGGAGGCCTACTTCGCGGTCCAGTGGCTCGCCGGGGCCGCCGCCGAGCTCGGCGTCGACGCCGGCCGGATCGCGGTGGCCGGCGACAGCGCCGGGGCGACGCTCGCGGCCGGCGTCGCGCTGCGCACCCGCGACGAGGGCGGCACGCCCCTGGTCTTCCAGCTGCACCTCTACGCCGGGATCGACCGGGACGACACCCGTCCCTCGGTGCGCGAGCACGCCGACGGGCCGATCATCACCGCGGGCGACTTCGCCTGGGCGACCAGCCTCTACCTGGGGCCGGACCCCGAGCGCGACCACCCGTACGGCGTACCGACGCTGGCGCGCGACCTCTCCGGCCTGGCCGACGCGATCGTGGTCACCGCCTCGCACGACCCCGCGCGCGACGGCGCCGAGGAGTACGGCGAGCGGATGCGCGCCGCGGGCACTCAGGTCGCGCTGCTGCGGTACCCCGGGGTCGCCCACGGCTTCCTCATGCACGCCGACCGGCACGAGCGCGCCCGCCTCGCCCTCGCCGAGATCGGCGGGCTGGTGCGGGCCAAGCTCACGGCACGCGCAGGATCGCGCACCACACGTCGGTGA
- a CDS encoding alpha/beta fold hydrolase codes for MSALLPEPRYVDTNGVRLAVHEARPTGRAREVCVVLCHGFPELALSWRHQMQPLADAGFHVLAPDLRGYGGSTGPAEPTSYSIRETTADVAGLVAEAGYERAVVVGHDFGGMVSWWMPHLHPERVAGVVTLNTPFGYSRAHPLEANLAAFGPDNYIAHFQTPELQALLEKDPARTFRFFFRRDTGAGTTLSATGRHDADAMAYSHRLADDEDTWPGEVLLDDAELAAYAEVFGRTGFGGPLGWYRSIEETWRVQNELYPDGVIPRLTVPALMIAARRDPICHPDRTDDLLLRVEDLERRMVDTGHWTQQEDPEGVTAILLAWLDRHF; via the coding sequence GTGAGCGCGCTGCTCCCCGAGCCCCGGTACGTCGACACCAACGGCGTCCGGCTGGCGGTCCACGAGGCGCGACCGACCGGGCGGGCGCGGGAGGTCTGCGTCGTGCTGTGCCACGGCTTCCCCGAGCTGGCGCTCTCGTGGCGCCACCAGATGCAGCCGCTGGCCGACGCGGGCTTCCACGTGCTGGCGCCCGACCTGCGCGGGTACGGCGGCTCGACCGGGCCGGCCGAGCCCACGTCGTACAGCATCCGGGAGACGACGGCCGATGTCGCCGGGCTCGTCGCGGAGGCGGGCTACGAGCGGGCGGTGGTCGTCGGCCACGACTTCGGCGGCATGGTGTCGTGGTGGATGCCGCACCTGCACCCGGAGCGGGTGGCGGGCGTGGTCACGCTCAACACGCCCTTCGGCTACTCCCGGGCCCACCCCCTGGAGGCCAACCTGGCGGCGTTCGGGCCGGACAACTACATCGCGCACTTCCAGACACCCGAGCTCCAGGCGCTGCTGGAGAAGGACCCGGCGCGGACCTTCCGGTTCTTCTTCCGCCGCGACACCGGCGCCGGGACGACGCTCTCGGCGACCGGGCGCCACGACGCCGACGCGATGGCCTACAGCCACCGGCTCGCCGACGACGAGGACACCTGGCCCGGCGAGGTGCTGCTGGACGACGCCGAGCTCGCGGCCTACGCCGAGGTCTTCGGGCGCACCGGCTTCGGCGGGCCGCTCGGGTGGTACCGCAGCATCGAGGAGACCTGGCGGGTGCAGAACGAGCTCTACCCGGACGGCGTGATCCCCAGGCTGACGGTGCCGGCGCTGATGATCGCCGCGCGCCGGGACCCGATCTGCCACCCCGACCGCACCGACGACCTGCTGCTGCGGGTCGAGGACCTCGAGCGGCGGATGGTCGACACCGGCCACTGGACCCAGCAGGAGGACCCCGAGGGGGTCACCGCGATCCTGCTCGCGTGGCTGGACCGGCACTTCTGA
- a CDS encoding TetR/AcrR family transcriptional regulator: MEIVPAPRPSLREQQKRQTRATILDAAAGLIGAQGFRETTIDDIAKAAGASRATLYSYFPSKDLIVREIVIELWNEAETLYRVFGNLEEWTRESIGGWVEHLVDAWEASAVRLRVQNSGLVRYDDFYVDYHRRFVTALTANAALWARFDEDDVPRRALVLIGGLATFMNTWLVRGWETDRPGAVATLTDVWCAILRVP, encoded by the coding sequence ATGGAAATCGTACCCGCGCCGCGTCCGTCCCTCCGGGAGCAGCAGAAGCGGCAGACCCGGGCGACCATCCTCGACGCCGCGGCCGGGCTGATCGGCGCGCAGGGCTTCCGCGAGACCACCATCGACGACATCGCCAAGGCCGCCGGCGCGAGCCGGGCCACGCTCTACTCCTACTTCCCGAGCAAGGACCTCATCGTCCGCGAGATCGTCATCGAGCTCTGGAACGAGGCCGAGACGCTCTACCGCGTCTTCGGCAACCTCGAGGAGTGGACCCGGGAGAGCATCGGCGGCTGGGTCGAGCACCTGGTCGACGCCTGGGAGGCGAGCGCGGTCCGGCTGCGGGTGCAGAACTCCGGGCTGGTCCGCTACGACGACTTCTACGTCGACTACCACCGCCGGTTCGTCACGGCGCTGACCGCCAACGCCGCGCTGTGGGCGCGCTTCGACGAGGACGACGTGCCGCGCCGGGCCCTGGTGCTCATCGGTGGGCTCGCCACGTTCATGAACACCTGGTTGGTCCGCGGGTGGGAGACCGACCGGCCCGGCGCGGTGGCCACGCTCACCGACGTGTGGTGCGCGATCCTGCGCGTGCCGTGA
- a CDS encoding flavin-containing monooxygenase has translation MSVVVHDHLAASPGAAAPPAAADLRAHLEHADPAVLLAVLAQLTRDPAVLDELGPRIGHVPDPPEMAGRTDAATAAEVVDRLVAALTAPQVPAAAGGPAPDDLAFFTRLVPIAMGLTPAPEYYPMLLEQGGFRRAQPVVPRTRPLPESVDLAILGGGLAGIAAALTAQREGVRYRIYERNDEIGGTWLTQTYPGVGVDTPSSYYSLSSHINPDWSSYYPKGGEYQDYLREVADRHLLREHVAFGTEVEGLVWDDDRARWRITVTDADGTRVEEAAVVLTALGYLNRPRYPSAPGRERFAGLSVHSGEWDPALDLTGKRVAVVGAGCTAAQIVDAIQDDVAHLTLFQRQPHWVAPRKRGSDDVPEHHRWLGRHVPFYASWLRLKAFWGSADNGYPVVLVDEEWAATHQSISPANDILLQDCLAYIDRTFGAGSELAAKVTPDFAPFGKRIIRDPGRYYSALTRDHVDVVAAEPAEITERGIRTPEGELVEVDVIVYATGFHLDFLSGLDIRGRDGVRLVDEWAGNDPRAYRGGTVPGFPNLFVANAPNANPSHGAGNNFGIEVTVHYLFECLHLLAEEGARALEPTRAAYDEYVARIDADMERTVWRHTPTAHTYYRNAQGRVILACPWRLVDVWTEHRAPDPTHFTLR, from the coding sequence GTGTCCGTCGTCGTCCACGACCACCTCGCCGCCTCGCCGGGAGCCGCCGCGCCGCCCGCCGCCGCGGACCTGCGCGCGCACCTGGAGCACGCCGACCCGGCCGTCCTCCTCGCCGTCCTGGCGCAGCTGACCCGGGACCCGGCGGTGCTCGACGAGCTCGGCCCCCGGATCGGGCACGTCCCGGACCCGCCCGAGATGGCGGGCCGCACCGACGCCGCGACGGCCGCGGAGGTCGTCGACCGGCTGGTCGCCGCGCTGACCGCACCGCAGGTGCCGGCGGCCGCCGGCGGCCCGGCGCCCGACGACCTCGCCTTCTTCACCCGGCTCGTGCCGATCGCGATGGGCCTCACCCCGGCGCCGGAGTACTACCCGATGCTGCTGGAGCAGGGCGGCTTCCGGCGGGCCCAGCCGGTGGTGCCGCGCACCCGGCCGCTGCCGGAGTCGGTCGACCTGGCGATCCTCGGCGGCGGGCTGGCCGGCATCGCCGCGGCGCTCACCGCGCAGCGCGAGGGCGTGCGCTACCGGATCTACGAGCGCAACGACGAGATCGGCGGCACCTGGCTGACCCAGACCTATCCCGGCGTCGGCGTGGACACGCCGTCGTCGTACTACTCGCTGTCCTCGCACATCAACCCGGACTGGTCGAGCTACTACCCCAAGGGCGGCGAGTACCAGGACTACCTGCGCGAGGTCGCCGACCGGCACCTCCTCCGCGAGCACGTCGCCTTCGGCACCGAGGTCGAGGGCCTGGTCTGGGACGACGACCGTGCCCGCTGGCGGATCACCGTCACCGACGCCGACGGCACCCGGGTCGAGGAGGCCGCCGTGGTGCTGACCGCGCTCGGCTACCTCAACCGGCCGCGGTACCCGTCCGCGCCGGGCCGCGAGCGGTTCGCCGGCCTGAGCGTGCACTCCGGCGAGTGGGACCCCGCGCTCGACCTCACCGGCAAGCGCGTCGCCGTGGTGGGCGCCGGCTGCACGGCCGCCCAGATCGTCGACGCGATCCAGGACGACGTCGCGCACCTGACCCTCTTCCAGCGCCAGCCGCACTGGGTGGCGCCGCGCAAGCGCGGCAGCGACGACGTCCCCGAGCACCACCGCTGGCTCGGCCGGCACGTGCCGTTCTACGCGAGCTGGCTGCGGCTCAAGGCGTTCTGGGGCTCGGCCGACAACGGCTACCCGGTCGTGCTCGTCGACGAGGAGTGGGCCGCCACGCACCAGTCGATCTCACCGGCCAACGACATCCTGCTCCAGGACTGCCTGGCCTACATCGACCGGACGTTCGGGGCCGGCTCCGAGCTCGCGGCCAAGGTGACCCCGGACTTCGCGCCCTTCGGCAAGCGGATCATCCGCGACCCCGGGCGCTACTACTCGGCGCTCACCCGCGACCACGTCGACGTCGTGGCCGCCGAGCCCGCCGAGATCACCGAGCGCGGCATCCGCACGCCCGAGGGCGAGCTGGTCGAGGTCGACGTCATCGTCTACGCCACCGGCTTCCACCTCGACTTCCTCTCCGGGCTCGACATCCGCGGCCGCGACGGCGTCCGCCTCGTCGACGAGTGGGCCGGCAACGACCCGCGCGCCTACCGCGGCGGCACGGTGCCCGGCTTCCCGAACCTGTTCGTCGCGAACGCGCCCAACGCCAACCCCAGCCACGGCGCGGGCAACAACTTCGGCATCGAGGTGACGGTGCACTACCTCTTCGAGTGCCTGCACCTCCTGGCCGAGGAGGGGGCCCGCGCGCTCGAGCCCACTCGCGCCGCGTACGACGAGTACGTCGCCCGGATCGACGCCGACATGGAGCGCACCGTCTGGCGGCACACGCCCACCGCGCACACCTACTACCGCAACGCGCAGGGCCGGGTGATCCTCGCCTGCCCCTGGCGGCTGGTCGACGTCTGGACCGAGCACCGCGCCCCCGATCCCACCCACTTCACCCTCCGCTGA